The window AAATTTAAAGGGGGCGTTTTGCATATTTTTTTTCATGCCCCCCCGATTTCGAAATTTAAGTGTTTCAGGGGAATGGTATTCGACAATCCACTGTTTGACCTGGGTCATGGCTCTGAGGTCTTGGGCCAACAGGCTGGCTTCTTCAAAACTGAGATAGGGCATCAGGCCTTCAGTGAGAATCAGAATTTTTTTTGCTCTTTGGTTCCAACCTTGAAAACAGGAGCGTCTCGCTTGCAGATTGGCGAGATCGAGCGGGTGATGTAGAAGCTTGCAACGGGGTGAATAGTCAGCCAGTTTTTTGATCTTATAGTCCAAGAGATGGGCTTTGTCGATTTCAATCCAGGTTAAAATTTCAGGTAAATCCAGTCGGTATGGGCGAGTATCTAAACCTGCTCCCAGATTCACCACCATATCCACTCCCTCGGCGACAGCCTGTTGGATAAAATCA is drawn from bacterium (Candidatus Blackallbacteria) CG13_big_fil_rev_8_21_14_2_50_49_14 and contains these coding sequences:
- a CDS encoding SAM-dependent methyltransferase, which translates into the protein DFIQQAVAEGVDMVVNLGAGLDTRPYRLDLPEILTWIEIDKAHLLDYKIKKLADYSPRCKLLHHPLDLANLQARRSCFQGWNQRAKKILILTEGLMPYLSFEEASLLAQDLRAMTQVKQWIVEYHSPETLKFRNRGGMKKNMQNAPFKFIPTDWFGFFKAQGWQATEMRYYAEVCEDYQRPAPYPWYLKTFFHMMRPFTPLETQKKLRRYAGYGLVIPITEMKE